From the genome of Haemophilus parainfluenzae, one region includes:
- a CDS encoding DUF441 domain-containing protein gives MSLQFNMVALLLVFLIILGLMSQNSAITISAAVLLIMQQTLLSKYIPILEQYGIKIGIIILTIGVLAPLVSGKIQLPDLSSFLNWKMGISILIGALVAWLAGKGVPLMGEQPVLVTGLLIGTIIGVSFLGGIPVGPLIAAGILAILVGKF, from the coding sequence ATGTCATTACAATTCAATATGGTAGCGTTGTTGTTGGTTTTCTTAATCATTTTAGGTTTAATGAGTCAAAACAGCGCAATCACCATCTCAGCGGCTGTGTTATTAATCATGCAGCAAACCTTATTATCCAAATACATTCCCATACTTGAACAATACGGGATAAAAATTGGGATCATCATTTTAACGATTGGTGTGCTTGCACCGTTAGTGTCGGGGAAAATCCAATTGCCTGATCTCAGCTCATTTTTAAACTGGAAAATGGGCATCTCTATTTTAATCGGGGCATTAGTGGCGTGGCTTGCAGGCAAAGGCGTGCCATTAATGGGAGAACAACCCGTTTTAGTGACTGGATTATTAATTGGTACGATTATTGGTGTGTCTTTCTTAGGTGGGATTCCGGTAGGTCCACTTATCGCCGCCGGTATTTTAGCGATATTAGTAGGAAAATTTTAG
- a CDS encoding DUF423 domain-containing protein, whose amino-acid sequence MKNKWLFIAGLSGFLCVAIGAFAAHGLSKVLEPKELAWIETGVKYQMFHTIAILAIGILQLCREALVRNKMANFAAGAWAYGILLFSGSLYALALGAGKFLVWVTPIGGTLFLIGWLCLAYGGFKSKSV is encoded by the coding sequence ATGAAAAACAAATGGTTATTTATCGCTGGGTTGAGCGGTTTTTTGTGTGTGGCGATTGGTGCTTTTGCAGCACATGGATTAAGCAAGGTTTTAGAACCTAAAGAGCTAGCCTGGATTGAAACAGGTGTGAAATATCAAATGTTCCACACCATTGCGATTTTAGCGATTGGTATTTTGCAATTATGCCGTGAAGCATTGGTTAGAAATAAAATGGCTAATTTTGCTGCAGGCGCTTGGGCGTACGGTATTCTTCTTTTTAGTGGCAGCCTTTATGCACTTGCGCTTGGTGCAGGCAAGTTCCTTGTGTGGGTGACGCCGATTGGTGGAACGTTATTTTTAATTGGTTGGCTTTGCTTGGCTTACGGTGGTTTTAAAAGTAAATCAGTATGA